From a region of the Malania oleifera isolate guangnan ecotype guangnan chromosome 12, ASM2987363v1, whole genome shotgun sequence genome:
- the LOC131144848 gene encoding oil body-associated protein 2B-like: MASSDKTPGAMPPGGGEGETLGKPMTVGQHLLDKGAQMMQSLKPVKEMQQHACTFALYGHDPTRQIQTHHYLTRLNQDFLQCAVYDSDDSSARLIGVEYIVSDRIFEDLPPDEQKLWHSHAYEIKSGLWVNPRVPEMIQKTELQNLAKTYGKFWCTWQVDRGDRLPLGAPALMMSPQAAEGGRVKPELIKKRDEKYNISTDSLKGGRIGIGEPESINPQADHWKKTGKGFAIDIESADMKLRAPFP; encoded by the exons ATGGCTTCAAGCGATAAGACGCCGGGTGCTATGCCCCCCGGCGGCGGCGAGGGGGAGACGCTGGGAAAGCCGATGACGGTGGGGCAGCATTTGCTGGACAAGGGAGCGCAGATGATGCAGTCGCTGAAGCCGGTGAAGGAGATGCAGCAGCATGCTTGTACCTTCGCTCTCTACGGCCACGACCCCACTCGCCAGATCCAGACTCACCACTACCTCACCCGACTCAACCAGGACTTCCTCCAGTGCGCCGTCTACGACTCCGACGATTCCAGCGCCCGACTCATcg GAGTGGAATACATCGTGTCGGATCGCATATTTGAAGACCTGCCGCCCGATGAGCAGAAGCTGTGGCACTCCCACGCCTATGAg ATAAAATCAGGGCTGTGGGTGAATCCCCGGGTTCCAGAGATGATACAGAAAACAGAGCTTCAAAATCTGGCCAAAACATACGGCAAGTTTTGGTGCACCTGGCAAGTCGATCGAG GGGATAGGCTTCCGTTGGGTGCGCCGGCGCTGATGATGTCGCCACAGGCGGCGGAGGGAGGGAGGGTTAAGCCGGAGCTGATTAAGAAAAGGGATGAGAAATACAACATATCAACTGATTCGCTGAAGGGAGGGAGGATTGGGATAGGGGAGCCGGAGTCGATCAACCCCCAGGCCGACCACTGGAAGAAGACTGGCAAAGGTTTCGCCATCGACATTGAGTCCGCCGACATGAAGCTTCGGGCACCCTTTCCCTGA